The Mesobacillus boroniphilus region AAGATGAGATTTCCCATAGCGCAAGCTAGTAAGAACCCTGAAAGATGATCAGGTTGATAGGTCAGAGGTGGAAGCGCGGTGACGTGTGGAGCTGACTGATACTAATCGTTCGAGGACTTAACCAAATAGATTACTCGTTCTTCTAAATTCTTCTTACACATTATCTAGTTTTGAGGGAACAAAGTTTTTGCGCAAGCAAAATAATTTTCCTCAAACCAAATAGTCTGGTGGCGATGGCGAGAAGGTCACACCCGTTCCCATACCGAACACGGAAGTTAAGCTTCTCAGCGCCGATGGTAGTTGGGGGTTTCCCCCTGTGAGAGTAGGACGCCGCCGGGCACTGATAAGAACAGCTGTAATGGCTGTTCTTTTTTTGCGTATTAAAAACAAGAAAAATATTATAAATGATCTTCTTAATGGTGTACATTTTATGAAATACCTTGGCTGTTAATGAACATATCCCTCAACTCTTCCGATATTACTCTAGCATGTAGTAACAATTAGCTTCCTGGAGGAAATAACGGCATCAGCAAATAACCTATCTACAATGGCAAAATCGTTAAAAGATACAGTCAGCCAATTTACGATATAAATAGAGAACATCAAGCCAATCCGGTCACGGTTTTAGGCTTGATGTTTTTTATGATTTTTTCAATGCTGTGTCAATCGTCGAATATAACTTCTCATTTATGGCTGCCACAAAGTATTGTTTTTGAACAAACTCCTTACCGCCATGTTCTTCGTACCAATTTTGAATCCGTATAAGATGCTCTTTATCGCTTCTGACATGGTTTTCTATACTGACGTAATCCTCGTAGCTGTCATACTCCCAGATCGCGAATATTTCGGTTGTTGTTTCATTATGGGGCAGCATCCATCTCCCGATCAACCTGGATCCATGCTTCAGTTGATTTGGCATGTTTATTTCAGTAAAAAGCCTATTGAATGGTTCTACAAAATCATTTTTTATTATGTAAAATTTCCGGCGATAAAACAATTCTTCCAGCCCCTTTTTGAAATGGTATACTCTTCCATATTATTCAGCCTATTTTCAAAGCCGTCAATGCCCTTATTATTTTTCATATAAAATAGTTTCAAATCCATAGCTTAAGGAAACCTTAAAATGAGATATCTTTTTCGTTAAAATTTTGCAAGTTGCTTTACAAGCGGTTTGATTAATGCGAACATAAGGGATTATTAGAAGAGATGTCTGGAGGGTTTTGAATGCTGGAGAATAGTTTTGTCATGGTAGCCATCATCTTAATCATTAATATTGTGTATGTGTCATTTTTTACAATCAGGATGATCTTGACGTTGAAAGGTCAGCGTTATATGGCTGCTGGGCTCAGCACGATTGAGGTCGTGATATATGTTGTTGGGCTTGGATTGGTGCTAGAGAACTTGAATGAGATACAGAATTTAGTTGCTTATGCTGTTGGTTATGGCATTGGTGTCATTGTAGGGATGAAGATTGAGGAGAAGCTGGCGCTTGGGTATATTACGGTTAATGTAATCACAAAGGAATCTGACGTTGATTTGCCGAAGGCTTTACGAACACGGGGCTATGGAGTGACGGACTGGGCTGCGCATGGACTTGAAGGCGAGCGGATGGCAATGCAGATTTTAACGCCAAGGAAGTATGAGCTGAAGCTGTACCAGACCATCAAGGAGCTGGACCCTAAGGCATTTATCATTGCCTATGAACCGAAAGCGATCCATGGCGGGTTCTGGGTAAAATCGGTACGGAAAGGAAAGCTGTTTTCATGAGCAAGGGTAAAAAGAAGCAGATGTATGAAGTCGGTGAACATGAATCAATCGATGACTGTCTTAATAGAATGAAGAAGGATGGATTTGCTCCTGTCCGCAGGATGGAAAAGCCGTTTTTTAAAGAAGTCGAAAAGAATGGTGCGGTTGAATATGAGCCTGCTGGCAGGCAAATCATTTTTGAAGCGAAGTTGATTGAAAGCTGACTTGCGTTAGTTGTTTAAAGTCCTAAACACGAACAATACAAAATATAAATTATTTAATGTTCGATTATTGATTGACAACAAGTCGAATTAGTTGTTAATATGTAGTTGTCGAAAGTGAAATTAAGTTTTTCCCTCGTATAATAATGGGGATATGGCCCATGAGTTTCTACCTGGTAACCGTAAATTGCCGGACTATGAGGGAAAGTAGTTGTTAAGTGAAGGGAAAAGAAATCGCATTCACTTATGGATTTCTATGCTTGCGCACCCGGACGGACTACTTTCTCTTCTAATCAAGAGGAAGAAGTCTATCCGGGTTTTTTGTTTTAATACTCCACGGGGAGGTTAGAGAAATGACGGTTGCGGTCATTATGGGGAGCAAATCGGATTGGGAAACGATGAAGCATGCGTGTGACATACTTGATCAGCTGGAAGTTTCATATATAAAAAAGGTGGTTTCGGCCCATCGTACACCTGATTTGATGTTTCAATTTGCGGAGAGTGCGAGGGAAGCGGGAATTAAAGTGATAATTGCGGGTGCTGGCGGTGCAGCACACTTGCCTGGAATGGTAGCGGCGAAAACGACATTGCCTGTGATCGGGGTACCAGTTCAGTCAAAAGCACTTAATGGATTGGATTCACTGTTGTCGATTGTCCAGATGCCGGGTGGTGTGCCGGTTGCGACAGTAGCGATTGGCAAAGCTGGAGCGACGAATGCAGGTTTGCTCGCAGCACAGATTCTTGGAGCATTTGATAATGAGGTTGCAGAGAGACTCGAACGGCTGAGGGAAGAGACGAAGATGTCGGTGATGGAAAGCAGTGATGAGCTTGTCTAGAGTGATTTTACCAGGCCAGACGATTGGGATTATCGGGGGCGGACAGCTTGGCAAGATGATGGCGCTGTCGGCAAAATCGAAGGGTTTCAGAGTTGTGGTGCTTGACCCGACTGAGGATTGCCCGTGCGGCCAGGTGGCTGATGAGCAGATTGTCGGCGGTTACGATGACCTTGATAAAATAAAGCAGCTATCTGAAAGCAGTGATGTAGTTACTTATGAGTTTGAGAATATTGATGCAGATGCCCTTGCATGGCTGAATAAACATGCCTATGTGCCGCAGGGGACGGAATTGCTGCGAGTCACTCAGGACAGGATAGAAGAGAAACGAAACATCCAAGCAGCTGGCGTTAGCGTGGCTCCATATGCGGTAGTGACAAGAGTGGAGGATGTCAGGGCTGGAGTTGATGAACTAGGATTGCCTGCGGTTCTGAAAACAGCACGCGGCGGGTATGATGGCAAGGGACAGCTGGTCATCAGGTCAGTTGATGATATCGATTTGGCTGAAACATTAGTCAGCCAAGGTGCGTGTGTACTGGAAAAGTGGATTCCTTTTGAAAAGGAAATCTCGGTGATCATCACTCGTGGTACGAATGGTGAAACAGGCGTATTCCCGGTGGCGGAGAATGTTCATAAGGAAAACATTTTGCATCAGACAATTGTTCCGGCAAGAATCAGCTCTGTGGCAGAAGCAAAGGCTATAGAAGCAGCGAAACAAATTGCGTCAGCATTTAGGTTAGTTGGAACACTGGCAGTTGAGATGTTTTTGGCCAAGGATGATGAGCTTTACATAAATGAATTGGCGCCGAGGCCTCATAACTCGGGGCATTACAGTATCGAGGCCTGTGAGACATCGCAGTTCGAGCAGCATATTAGGGCGGTTTGCGGCTGGCCCTTGGGACGCACGAATTTGCTGAAGCCATCGGTGATGGTGAATATTCTGGGTGAACATCAGCAGCCATTGCTGGATAAAATCGGAGAGTTGCAGGATTGGAAAATCCATTTATACGGAAAAAAGGAAGCTAAACATAAACGCAAAATGGGGCATGTTACCCTTTTGCGAGAGACAGTGGAGATTGCGCTCGAGGAAGCTGAACAAAGCGGCATCTGGGAAGTCGCAGCAGAAATGATCGGAGGACAAAAGAGATGATAGATCGTTATACAAGACCGGAAATGGGAGCAATCTGGACGGAGGAAAACCGTTTTAAGGCATGGCTGGAGGTTGAAATTCTTGCTTGTGAAGCATGGGCTGAGCTTGGGGAGATTCCTAGTGAAGACGTAAAGAAATTGCGTGAGAATGCCTCTTTTGATATTGACCGGATTAAGGAAATCGAAGAGGAGACACGTCATGATGTGGTTGCTTTTACAAGAGCGGTTTCTGAAACGCTTGGCGAGGAACGCAAATGGGTGCACTATGGCCTGACTTCAACGGATGTGGTCGATACTGCGCTTTCTTATGTGCTTAAGCAGGCGAATGAAATTTTGCTGAAAGACCTTGAGAACTTCGTTGAAATCCTGACTAATAAGGCCAAAGAACATAAATACACGGTTATGATGGGCCGCACGCATGGGGTGCATGCGGAGCCGACTACCTTTGGCTTGAAGCTGGCGCTTTGGCTGGAGGAAATGAAGCGTAACCTTGATCGCTTTAAAATGGCATCGAGGAACGTTGAGTTTGGAAAGATTTCCGGAGCTGTTGGCACTTATGCGAATATCGATCCATTTGTTGAATCATATGTTTGTGAAAAGCTTGGACTGCAGCCTGCACCAATTTCGACACAGACTTTACAGCGTGACCGCCACGCGTTCTATATGTCAACACTGGCATTGATTGCAACTTCGATTGAGAAGTTCGCGGTTGAGATCCGTAGCTTGCAAAAGAGCGAAACACGTGAAGTCGAAGAGTTTTTTGCAAAAGGGCAGAAAGGATCTTCGGCAATGCCGCATAAGCGCAACCCGATTGGTTCTGAAAACATGACAGGGATGGCGAGGGTCATTCGCGGTTATATGACAACTGCGTATGAAAATGTGCCGCTATGGCATGAGCGCGATATTTCACATTCCTCTGCAGAGAGAATTATTTTACCAGACGCAACAATCGCATTGAACTATATGCTGAACCGTTTCGGCAATATCGTGAAGAACTTGACGGTTTATCCAGAAAACATGAAGCGCAATATGGACCGGACGCTCGGCTTGATCTACTCACAGCGTGTGCTGCTTGCTTTGATCGACAAGGGCATGTCCCGCGAGGAAGCTTATGATACTGTACAGCCACGCGCGATGGAAGCGTGGGAGAAGCAGGTGCAGTTCCGCAGCCTGATCGAACAGGATGAAAAAATCGCTGGACTTTTGAGCGAAGCAGAAATCGATGACTGCTTTGATTACAATTACCATATCAAGCATGTTGATATGATTTTTGAACGACTGGGTCTTTAATTCAAAGGGGCAAGATATCTTGCCCTCGTTTTATCTCTAGGTGACTGAAGATTGCCAATTATCTCAATCGGGGGCGTTGAAATGGAAGAGCAGGCACTGTTGTACGAAGGAAAGGCAAAGCGGATTTACGCAACGGATGATGAGCAGGTAGTAAGGGTGCAATACAAGGATTCGGCGACGGCATACAATGGCGAGAAAAAAGCGGAGATTATCGGCAAGGGCAGGCTGAATAACGAGATTACGAGTTTACTATTTTTAAAGCTTAACGAAGCGGGAATTCAATCCCATTTTATCGAAAAAATTTCCGAGAATGAGCAGCTGGTGAAGCGAGTTTCAATCATCCCGCTTGAGGTGGTTGTGAGGAACTTCGCTGCAGGCAGTTTTTCTAAGCGGCTTGGCGTCGTGGAAGGAAATAAACTTTCAAGGCCAATCGTTGAGTTTTACCTGAAGGATGATTCACTGGGTGATCCGCTGATCACAGATGAACATGTTGATGTGCTGAACCTGGCAACTGCAGAAGAAGTGGCTGAGCTGAAAGAAGCCGCTTTGAAAATAAATGATGTTCTTAGTGGGTTTTTCAGGGAAATTGGAGTTACTTTAATAGATTTCAAGCTTGAGTTCGGAAAGGATGCTGACGGCAATATCTCGCTTGCAGATGAGATTTCGCCGGATACATGCCGCCTTTGGGATATGGAAACGCAGCAGAAGCTGGACAAAGACGTTTTTCGCCGCGATTTAGGGAATTTGACAGATGCTTACGAAACCATTTTAACGAGATTGGGAGGACAACAGCATGTATAAAGTAAAGGTGTTTGTAACGTTAAGGGAAAGTGTTTTGGATCCACAGGGGACGGCTGTTAAAAATGCGCTGGCGACACACGGTTACGAAGGCATACAGGATGTCCGCATCGGCAAGTATATGGAGCTTACTTTGGATGAGTCTGTTAAGGATATCGACGCAGCGGTGAAGGAAATGTGCGAGCGCCTGCTGGCAAATACGGTGATCGAGGATTACAGGTACGAGGTTGAGGAGGTTGTTGCACAGTGAAATTTGCGGTGATCGTATTTCCTGGTTCGAACTGTGACATCGACATGTACCATGCTGCAAAGGATGAGCTTGGCGAAGAGGCGAAGTATGTATGGCATGATGCTGAAAGTCTGGAAGGCTATGATGCTGTGCTATTGCCTGGCGGCTTTTCATATGGAGACTACTTGCGTTCTGGTGCGATTGCGCAATTCAGCAATGTCATGAAGGAAGTCGTAAAAGCGGCTGAGGCTGGAAAGCCAGTTCTTGGCGTCTGCAATGGATTTCAAATTTTGCTTGAGGCTGGACTTCTTCCCGGGGCAATGCGCCGCAATGACAGCCTGAAGTTTATCTGCAAGCAGGTCGAGCTTAAGGTCGAAAATAACGAAACGATGTTCTCGGCAGGCTATGAAAAGGGTGAAGTCATCACGATTCCAGTTGCGCACGGTGAAGGCAATTATTATTGCGACGAAGAGACTCTTGCTCGTTTGAAGGCAAACAATCAAATCGTATTCACATACCATGGCGAAAATCCGAACGGTAGCCTTGAAAATATTGCGGGAATCATCAACGAAAGCGGAAACGTGTTAGGGATGATGCCTCATCCAGAACGTGCCGTCGACGAACTGCTTGGCGGCGCGGATGGACTGAAGCTTTTCAAATCAATCGTCAAACAATGGAGGGAAGCAAATGCGGTTAATGCTTGAACCAAGTCCAGAGCAAATTAAACAGGAAAAGATTTATCGGGAAATGGGACTGTCAGACAGCGAGTTTGCTTCTGCCGAAAAGATTCTCGGGCGAGTGCCGAACTACACGGAAACAGGCTTGTTCTCCGTAATGTGGTCGGAGCACTGCAGCTACAAGAACTCGAAGCCTGTGCTGAGAAAGTTCCCGGTCACTGGTGAGCGAGTTTTACAGGGACCAGGCGAAGGTGCAGGAATTGTTGATATCGGTGATGGCCAGGCGGTTGTTTTTAAAATCGAAAGCCATAACCATCCTTCGGCTATTGAGCCTTACCAGGGTGCAGCTACAGGTGTCGGCGGAATCATCCGCGACGTTTTTTCGATGGGAGCAAGGCCAATTGCATTATTGAATTCCCTCCGTTTTGGCGAGCTTGAGTCGCCAAGGGTGAAATATTTGTTCGAACAGGTTGTAGCAGGGATTGCAGGCTACGGAAACTGCATCGGCATTCCGACTGTTGGCGGTGAAGTGCAGTTTGACGCTGCTTATGAAGGTAATCCGCTTGTGAACGCAATGTGTGTTGGGCTGATCAACCATGAGGACATCAAGAAGGGGCAGGCGCATGGTGTTGGTAACACTGTCATGTACGTTGGCGCGAAGACTGGCCGCGATGGAATCCATGGGGCGACATTTGCTTCTGAAGAATTGAATGAGTCATCTGAAGATAAGCGTCCTGCTGTACAGGTTGGCGATCCATTTATGGAAAAATTGCTGCTTGAAGCTTGCCTTGAGCTTGTGAAAAATGATGCGCTTGTCGGCATCCAGGACATGGGTGCAGCTGGTTTGACCAGTTCATCTGCAGAGATGGCGAGCAAGGCTGGTTCAGGCATTGAAATGAACCTTGACCTCGTGCCGCAGCGTGAAGCGGGAATGACTGCTTATGAGATGATGCTTTCCGAATCCCAGGAGCGTATGCTGATCGTCGTGGAAAAAGGACGTGAGCAGGAAATCATCGACCTTTTCTCAAAGTATGAACTTGAAGCAGTCGCGATTGGCAAGGTAACGGATGACAAGCAGCTTCGTCTTTTACATAAAGGGGAAGTGGTTGCTGATGTTCCGGCAAATGCGCTGGCTGAAGAGGCACCTGTATATTACAAGCCATCCAGCGAACCAGCTTATTTCCGTGAGTTCCAATCGATGGACAATGATATTCCTAAAGTTGAAGACTATGAAGCTACTCTCTTGCAGCTGCTGCAGCAGCCAACAATCGCAAGCAAAGAGTGGGTCTATGACCAGTATGACCATATGGTGCGAACGAGCACGGTTGTTTCACCTGGCTCGGATGCGGCGGTCGTAAGGGTTCGCGGTACAGAAAAAGGATTGGCGATGACGACGGATTGCAACTCCCGTTATATCTACCTTGACCCGGAAACAGGCGGGAAGATAGCTGTGGCAGAAGCTGCAAGAAACATCGTCTGCTCGGGCGGCGAACCGCTGGCGATCACGGATTGCCTGAACTTTGGAAATCCTGAGAAGCCGGAAATCTTCTGGCAGTTTGAAAAAGCGGTCGACGGCATGAGCGAAGCGTGCCGGACGCTGAGCACACCTGTAATTGGCGGAAATGTGAGTTTATATAACGAAACGAATGGAACGGCTGTCTACCCAACTCCGGTTGTCGGCATGGTCGGTCTCGTTGAAAATCTAAAGCATGTCACGACGCAGCAGTTTAAAAATGCAGGCGATTTGATTTATCTGCTTGGAGACACAAAAGATGAGTTCGGCGGCAGCGAGCTTCAGAAGCTTGTGTATGGCCGGATTTTTGGCAAGGCACCTTCACTTGATTTGGAAGTGGAAGCTAGCTATCAATCACAGATTTTAACAGCGATTAAAAATGGTCTGGTTGCATCTGCACATGATGTCGCGGAGGGCGGAATGGCTGTTGCGCTTGCTGAATCGGTGATTGGCAGCAAGGGTCTGGGAGCAACTGTTGAATTGGATGGCAATGCTGTATCGGCGTTGTTCAGCGAATCGCAATCCCGCTTTATTCTATCTGTAAAACCAGAGAACCAGATCGAGTTTGAGAGTTTAACAGACGCAGTGCTGATCGGTAAAGTAGTCAAAGCGCCAGTTTTAAAGATTGATATAAATGGCACGAATGTGATCAAACATGATGCAGAGGGGCTGAAAAAGGCCTGGAAAGGAGCCATCCCATGCTTGCTGAAATAAAAGGCTTGAATGAGGAATGCGGCGTTTTTGGTATTTGG contains the following coding sequences:
- the purK gene encoding 5-(carboxyamino)imidazole ribonucleotide synthase, with the protein product MSLSRVILPGQTIGIIGGGQLGKMMALSAKSKGFRVVVLDPTEDCPCGQVADEQIVGGYDDLDKIKQLSESSDVVTYEFENIDADALAWLNKHAYVPQGTELLRVTQDRIEEKRNIQAAGVSVAPYAVVTRVEDVRAGVDELGLPAVLKTARGGYDGKGQLVIRSVDDIDLAETLVSQGACVLEKWIPFEKEISVIITRGTNGETGVFPVAENVHKENILHQTIVPARISSVAEAKAIEAAKQIASAFRLVGTLAVEMFLAKDDELYINELAPRPHNSGHYSIEACETSQFEQHIRAVCGWPLGRTNLLKPSVMVNILGEHQQPLLDKIGELQDWKIHLYGKKEAKHKRKMGHVTLLRETVEIALEEAEQSGIWEVAAEMIGGQKR
- a CDS encoding NIPSNAP family protein, with protein sequence MFYRRKFYIIKNDFVEPFNRLFTEINMPNQLKHGSRLIGRWMLPHNETTTEIFAIWEYDSYEDYVSIENHVRSDKEHLIRIQNWYEEHGGKEFVQKQYFVAAINEKLYSTIDTALKKS
- the purE gene encoding 5-(carboxyamino)imidazole ribonucleotide mutase; protein product: MTVAVIMGSKSDWETMKHACDILDQLEVSYIKKVVSAHRTPDLMFQFAESAREAGIKVIIAGAGGAAHLPGMVAAKTTLPVIGVPVQSKALNGLDSLLSIVQMPGGVPVATVAIGKAGATNAGLLAAQILGAFDNEVAERLERLREETKMSVMESSDELV
- the purS gene encoding phosphoribosylformylglycinamidine synthase subunit PurS; the protein is MYKVKVFVTLRESVLDPQGTAVKNALATHGYEGIQDVRIGKYMELTLDESVKDIDAAVKEMCERLLANTVIEDYRYEVEEVVAQ
- the purL gene encoding phosphoribosylformylglycinamidine synthase subunit PurL, translated to MRLMLEPSPEQIKQEKIYREMGLSDSEFASAEKILGRVPNYTETGLFSVMWSEHCSYKNSKPVLRKFPVTGERVLQGPGEGAGIVDIGDGQAVVFKIESHNHPSAIEPYQGAATGVGGIIRDVFSMGARPIALLNSLRFGELESPRVKYLFEQVVAGIAGYGNCIGIPTVGGEVQFDAAYEGNPLVNAMCVGLINHEDIKKGQAHGVGNTVMYVGAKTGRDGIHGATFASEELNESSEDKRPAVQVGDPFMEKLLLEACLELVKNDALVGIQDMGAAGLTSSSAEMASKAGSGIEMNLDLVPQREAGMTAYEMMLSESQERMLIVVEKGREQEIIDLFSKYELEAVAIGKVTDDKQLRLLHKGEVVADVPANALAEEAPVYYKPSSEPAYFREFQSMDNDIPKVEDYEATLLQLLQQPTIASKEWVYDQYDHMVRTSTVVSPGSDAAVVRVRGTEKGLAMTTDCNSRYIYLDPETGGKIAVAEAARNIVCSGGEPLAITDCLNFGNPEKPEIFWQFEKAVDGMSEACRTLSTPVIGGNVSLYNETNGTAVYPTPVVGMVGLVENLKHVTTQQFKNAGDLIYLLGDTKDEFGGSELQKLVYGRIFGKAPSLDLEVEASYQSQILTAIKNGLVASAHDVAEGGMAVALAESVIGSKGLGATVELDGNAVSALFSESQSRFILSVKPENQIEFESLTDAVLIGKVVKAPVLKIDINGTNVIKHDAEGLKKAWKGAIPCLLK
- the purQ gene encoding phosphoribosylformylglycinamidine synthase subunit PurQ encodes the protein MKFAVIVFPGSNCDIDMYHAAKDELGEEAKYVWHDAESLEGYDAVLLPGGFSYGDYLRSGAIAQFSNVMKEVVKAAEAGKPVLGVCNGFQILLEAGLLPGAMRRNDSLKFICKQVELKVENNETMFSAGYEKGEVITIPVAHGEGNYYCDEETLARLKANNQIVFTYHGENPNGSLENIAGIINESGNVLGMMPHPERAVDELLGGADGLKLFKSIVKQWREANAVNA
- the purC gene encoding phosphoribosylaminoimidazolesuccinocarboxamide synthase; the encoded protein is MEEQALLYEGKAKRIYATDDEQVVRVQYKDSATAYNGEKKAEIIGKGRLNNEITSLLFLKLNEAGIQSHFIEKISENEQLVKRVSIIPLEVVVRNFAAGSFSKRLGVVEGNKLSRPIVEFYLKDDSLGDPLITDEHVDVLNLATAEEVAELKEAALKINDVLSGFFREIGVTLIDFKLEFGKDADGNISLADEISPDTCRLWDMETQQKLDKDVFRRDLGNLTDAYETILTRLGGQQHV
- a CDS encoding NETI motif-containing protein, with protein sequence MSKGKKKQMYEVGEHESIDDCLNRMKKDGFAPVRRMEKPFFKEVEKNGAVEYEPAGRQIIFEAKLIES
- the purB gene encoding adenylosuccinate lyase yields the protein MIDRYTRPEMGAIWTEENRFKAWLEVEILACEAWAELGEIPSEDVKKLRENASFDIDRIKEIEEETRHDVVAFTRAVSETLGEERKWVHYGLTSTDVVDTALSYVLKQANEILLKDLENFVEILTNKAKEHKYTVMMGRTHGVHAEPTTFGLKLALWLEEMKRNLDRFKMASRNVEFGKISGAVGTYANIDPFVESYVCEKLGLQPAPISTQTLQRDRHAFYMSTLALIATSIEKFAVEIRSLQKSETREVEEFFAKGQKGSSAMPHKRNPIGSENMTGMARVIRGYMTTAYENVPLWHERDISHSSAERIILPDATIALNYMLNRFGNIVKNLTVYPENMKRNMDRTLGLIYSQRVLLALIDKGMSREEAYDTVQPRAMEAWEKQVQFRSLIEQDEKIAGLLSEAEIDDCFDYNYHIKHVDMIFERLGL
- a CDS encoding DUF2179 domain-containing protein, translating into MLENSFVMVAIILIINIVYVSFFTIRMILTLKGQRYMAAGLSTIEVVIYVVGLGLVLENLNEIQNLVAYAVGYGIGVIVGMKIEEKLALGYITVNVITKESDVDLPKALRTRGYGVTDWAAHGLEGERMAMQILTPRKYELKLYQTIKELDPKAFIIAYEPKAIHGGFWVKSVRKGKLFS